In Campylobacter mucosalis, a single window of DNA contains:
- a CDS encoding addiction module antidote protein, translating into MRKERLTQVLADGNLDELRHALFDIARSRGIENVAKKANLNREFYKMFRPEVKPRFESIFKAMKALDIKLACV; encoded by the coding sequence ATACGAAAAGAGCGTCTTACACAAGTATTAGCCGATGGAAATTTGGATGAGCTTAGACACGCTTTGTTTGACATTGCTAGAAGTCGTGGCATAGAAAATGTCGCTAAAAAGGCTAATTTAAACAGAGAGTTTTATAAAATGTTTCGCCCAGAAGTAAAACCACGCTTTGAGAGTATTTTTAAGGCTATGAAAGCTCTTGATATAAAACTTGCTTGTGTGTGA
- a CDS encoding ribonuclease HII, with the protein MKSKICGIDEAGRGSLAGPLVVAGCVLKREFDELADSKELSAKERERIFAKLQNSSKYLVVYFDNVLIDELGLSECLRRSLECIKRYFDGYELLFDGNTNYKTGIKTMIKADAKIPAVSAASIIAKVSRDRLMSAYDKIYPGYGYAKHKGYGTNAHIQAIVKLGQSPLSRQSFKLKPKQGSLF; encoded by the coding sequence TTGAAAAGTAAAATTTGCGGTATAGATGAGGCTGGGCGTGGATCTTTGGCTGGGCCATTGGTTGTTGCTGGTTGTGTTTTAAAAAGAGAGTTTGATGAGTTGGCTGACTCTAAAGAGCTAAGTGCTAAAGAGCGTGAGAGAATTTTTGCAAAACTTCAAAACTCATCTAAATATCTTGTTGTTTATTTTGATAATGTTTTAATAGATGAGCTTGGTCTTAGCGAGTGCTTGAGGCGTTCGCTTGAGTGTATAAAAAGATATTTTGATGGCTATGAGTTGCTTTTTGACGGCAATACAAACTATAAAACAGGCATAAAAACAATGATAAAGGCCGATGCTAAAATACCAGCAGTAAGTGCAGCAAGTATCATAGCTAAGGTTAGCAGAGATAGGCTAATGAGTGCTTATGACAAGATTTATCCAGGATACGGATATGCTAAACACAAGGGATATGGCACAAATGCACATATACAGGCTATTGTAAAACTGGGGCAAAGCCCGTTATCTAGGCAAAGTTTTAAGTTAAAGCCAAAGCAGGGGAGCCTTTTTTAA
- a CDS encoding cytochrome c3 family protein codes for MKQSWFNLKLSTCIFALSASMFCLGLNANQTGVQDDKAEKTFQNDGYKPRTLLDVVEGDKDYWEYLKQNHPVFKFEKEGRLIGKYEISDRDEEFVDFGGGKKYAQKVGRPTAVTYRLAYESFLDFPNKFVGEKKCGECHPAQYEAWSKSRHAKTIRWPEELEEVNGDPKQGMYGTNTPILTTGIRPDDTYGIIGTPRTKYGFLDKWLVRGTYHVIDGTLDDPNSKIVAGGNQFSVNWTKYITPERSLEIQKIFPNFPTKMEDFGGNGSHIWGMNSYGASYQKKFKFQPASAYCEVCHTFKFDFKSKDEFFAALGNAKELRKHTISRGISCEECHGAGAHLYGARGAGMPSNCERCHQRFQYHEDDSKINPSKPFNSYFKSACPSCGTEGSQLYNSAHYDKGIRCSTCHDPHEVTQNDWKDPYTLSNIKKTCQDCHEPQKEMFKFGGPHAKDNCTGCHMPNMMSCENFPAIQDPDHGGFDNVRASHIWKILVDKDKKSINPPEGKDRDPKKTKGWRLSRENGRFYVDLMWSCGRTAFEDPNLVKPGASGCHSAIQSTLPKELHYTNQEGIYNDVMKWQNPVKEGYAKVELALRKVDRGINDKTKKLSTEQKSKILTLAKQAQDNLDILKKDGSWGVHGPQYAQKLVNEALVYVEHAQEIIDGKSK; via the coding sequence ATGAAACAGAGTTGGTTTAACCTAAAGCTTTCAACCTGTATCTTTGCGCTCAGTGCTTCAATGTTTTGTTTGGGGCTAAATGCAAACCAAACAGGAGTGCAAGACGATAAAGCTGAAAAAACCTTTCAAAACGATGGTTACAAACCACGAACGCTACTAGACGTGGTTGAGGGAGATAAGGACTATTGGGAGTATTTAAAACAAAATCACCCAGTATTTAAATTTGAAAAAGAGGGCAGACTCATCGGCAAATATGAAATTTCTGACCGCGATGAGGAGTTTGTCGACTTTGGTGGCGGTAAAAAGTATGCGCAGAAAGTTGGACGACCTACGGCTGTTACATATCGCTTGGCTTACGAAAGCTTCCTTGACTTTCCAAACAAATTCGTAGGTGAGAAAAAATGTGGCGAGTGCCACCCTGCACAATACGAAGCTTGGAGCAAATCACGCCACGCAAAGACCATAAGATGGCCTGAGGAGCTTGAAGAGGTTAATGGCGATCCAAAACAAGGTATGTATGGCACAAACACACCTATCTTAACAACCGGCATACGTCCTGATGATACATACGGAATTATTGGAACACCTCGCACAAAATACGGCTTTTTAGATAAATGGCTAGTGCGTGGAACATACCACGTAATTGACGGAACACTTGATGATCCAAATTCAAAAATCGTAGCAGGCGGAAACCAGTTCTCAGTAAACTGGACAAAATACATAACACCTGAGAGATCTCTTGAAATTCAAAAAATCTTCCCAAATTTCCCTACAAAAATGGAGGATTTTGGCGGAAACGGCTCACATATATGGGGTATGAACTCTTATGGTGCTAGCTATCAAAAGAAATTTAAATTCCAACCAGCAAGTGCATACTGCGAAGTCTGCCATACGTTCAAATTTGACTTTAAGTCAAAAGATGAGTTCTTTGCTGCGCTTGGTAACGCAAAAGAGTTAAGAAAACACACTATATCACGTGGTATATCTTGCGAGGAGTGTCACGGAGCAGGTGCTCACCTATATGGTGCAAGGGGTGCTGGTATGCCTAGTAACTGCGAAAGATGTCACCAAAGGTTCCAATATCACGAAGATGACAGCAAGATAAATCCAAGTAAGCCGTTTAACTCTTACTTTAAATCAGCTTGTCCGTCTTGCGGAACAGAGGGCTCACAGCTTTATAACTCTGCCCACTATGACAAAGGCATCAGATGCTCTACTTGCCACGATCCACACGAAGTCACACAAAACGACTGGAAAGATCCATACACTCTAAGCAATATCAAAAAAACTTGCCAAGACTGCCACGAGCCACAAAAAGAGATGTTTAAATTTGGTGGTCCTCACGCAAAAGATAACTGTACGGGTTGCCACATGCCAAATATGATGAGTTGTGAAAACTTCCCAGCTATCCAAGACCCTGATCACGGCGGATTTGACAACGTTCGTGCTTCACATATTTGGAAAATTTTAGTTGATAAAGATAAAAAATCAATCAACCCTCCAGAGGGCAAAGATAGAGATCCTAAAAAGACAAAAGGCTGGAGATTATCACGTGAGAATGGACGCTTCTATGTGGATTTAATGTGGAGTTGCGGTAGAACTGCGTTTGAGGATCCAAACCTAGTAAAACCAGGTGCTAGCGGTTGCCATAGTGCGATACAATCAACATTGCCAAAAGAGCTACACTACACAAATCAAGAGGGAATTTACAACGATGTTATGAAGTGGCAAAACCCTGTAAAAGAGGGATATGCTAAGGTTGAACTCGCTCTTAGAAAAGTAGATAGAGGCATAAATGATAAAACCAAAAAGCTATCAACAGAGCAAAAATCTAAGATCTTAACCCTTGCAAAACAGGCTCAAGATAACCTAGATATACTCAAAAAAGACGGCTCTTGGGGTGTTCACGGACCTCAATATGCTCAAAAACTAGTCAATGAAGCTCTTGTATATGTAGAACACGCACAAGAGATCATAGACGGTAAAAGCAAATAG
- a CDS encoding nucleotidyltransferase family protein, protein MAILTKETILDYMSKMKSRLKNDGIDEIGLFGSYAKDNADTNSDIDIILLTNSKFLEKFGGLGSFAYLDKLRLKISNKFKKSVDICTTSSAKKLQDDFFKDAIYAR, encoded by the coding sequence ATGGCTATTTTGACAAAAGAAACTATACTAGATTATATGTCCAAAATGAAATCAAGATTGAAAAATGACGGCATAGACGAGATAGGGCTTTTTGGAAGCTATGCAAAAGATAACGCAGATACAAACTCGGACATCGACATAATACTACTTACCAACAGCAAATTCTTAGAAAAATTTGGCGGTCTTGGGTCATTTGCATATCTTGACAAATTGAGATTAAAAATTTCGAATAAATTTAAAAAGTCAGTCGATATATGCACAACGTCATCAGCTAAAAAACTGCAAGATGATTTCTTTAAGGACGCTATCTATGCAAGATAA
- a CDS encoding EAL domain-containing protein, whose translation MKFFDFLQIYTNLDEQVKIRQNEILIQRKQSLKNNVYEMYYDINKTYQDELVKLQSELKSQIYKKINSNIDSLDKLKSILKSSNFAFLTPNGEILSGKLEAKFLAPTLLSIVNKDDAIFVADDSVIYASFYYPLNIVIVYKTDLSTFNLNFIQNLKQRLLASDMFLLSKEGLKQSQILQGNAKISEDRFKSIMGLVKNSDKEGFYVSPNLDDSGEVIFAKDINAFSLVLVARARLSDIYKTIADEKAKLNTEILNQLFLSIFYFIALLSVVAILAFFVKKWLSDQFANFLNYFDKGGNEHISKDEFDFDEFRVLANKINYLVDEKICQTKQKEQKALLLSQYENTLNSLAMVFKFDDKNRIIYANDSLCMALKKSRQDIVGSDISVIFDKVYKDEVQKLYSDIKNAKSWSGILTINAKDAQKYAKTTLTPLVDVDGFLGEYLAICYDISDFMSQQEQVKRHLKDPLTKLPNRQALLDRIANSDEYAFISSFDILRFKHINEYYGFDMGDRILLEVSRRVLELIKFKHLELFKLTNDNFALLGKRHKWDANSFSAYARNLVSEFKNRPIILDDVKFSIGLTFGISSEVSNLISSEIAKDYAKQNREIVAIFDDKKDMLLHTINLTQTIKRAIDDERIVLYKQGIIDNVSKKTIKYECLIRMIDDDGKVVSPFEFLNIAKHSNLYKELTKIVITSSFEYFSKNDFSFSINLAIDDILSPEILEFLKAKLTAFSGIGERLTIEILEDEGIKNFQKVNHFINEVRKFGCKVAIDDFGTRYSNFEYLMKLKADFIKIDGSMIKNIDKDSESRRVVELMVEFSKRLGIKTIAEFVHSKDVSSIISDIGIDASQGFYYDEPKPLSA comes from the coding sequence GTGAAGTTTTTTGACTTTTTGCAAATATATACAAATTTGGACGAGCAGGTCAAAATAAGGCAAAATGAAATTTTAATACAAAGAAAACAGAGCCTAAAAAACAACGTTTACGAGATGTATTACGACATTAACAAAACCTATCAAGACGAGCTAGTAAAACTACAATCTGAGCTAAAAAGCCAAATTTATAAAAAAATAAATTCTAATATAGACAGCTTAGATAAGCTAAAGTCCATACTTAAGTCGTCAAATTTTGCGTTTTTAACACCAAATGGTGAAATTTTATCAGGCAAGTTAGAGGCTAAATTTTTAGCACCGACTCTGCTTAGTATTGTAAATAAAGATGACGCTATTTTCGTGGCAGACGATAGTGTTATTTATGCTAGTTTTTACTATCCTTTAAATATCGTTATCGTTTATAAAACGGATTTAAGTACCTTTAATTTAAATTTCATCCAAAATTTAAAACAGCGACTACTTGCTAGTGATATGTTTTTGCTAAGCAAAGAGGGTTTAAAACAGAGTCAAATTCTACAAGGCAATGCTAAAATTAGCGAAGATAGATTTAAAAGCATTATGGGCTTGGTAAAAAATTCTGACAAAGAGGGCTTTTATGTATCTCCAAATTTAGATGATAGTGGCGAAGTAATCTTTGCAAAAGATATAAACGCATTCTCGCTAGTTTTGGTTGCTAGAGCTAGGCTAAGCGATATTTATAAAACCATCGCAGATGAGAAAGCCAAGCTAAATACTGAAATTTTAAATCAGCTATTTTTATCGATTTTTTATTTTATAGCACTTTTATCAGTCGTGGCAATACTGGCATTTTTTGTGAAAAAATGGCTCTCAGATCAGTTTGCTAACTTTTTAAACTACTTTGATAAAGGCGGAAATGAGCATATCTCAAAAGATGAATTTGACTTTGATGAGTTTAGGGTTTTAGCTAACAAAATCAACTATCTAGTCGATGAAAAGATATGCCAAACAAAGCAAAAAGAGCAAAAAGCACTACTTCTAAGCCAGTATGAAAATACTCTAAACAGCTTGGCTATGGTGTTTAAATTTGATGATAAAAATCGCATAATTTACGCAAACGACTCACTTTGTATGGCACTAAAAAAGAGTAGGCAAGATATAGTCGGTAGCGATATTAGCGTTATTTTTGATAAAGTTTACAAAGATGAGGTGCAGAAATTATATAGCGATATTAAAAACGCAAAATCTTGGAGCGGAATTTTAACCATAAACGCAAAAGACGCTCAAAAATATGCAAAAACTACGCTAACTCCGCTCGTAGATGTAGACGGCTTTTTGGGCGAGTATCTTGCGATATGCTATGATATAAGCGATTTTATGAGTCAGCAAGAGCAGGTTAAGAGACATTTAAAAGATCCGCTAACAAAACTGCCAAATCGCCAAGCACTACTTGATCGTATTGCAAATAGCGATGAATACGCATTTATATCGAGTTTTGATATATTAAGATTTAAGCACATAAATGAGTATTATGGCTTTGATATGGGCGATCGCATACTTTTAGAGGTAAGTCGTCGTGTGCTAGAGCTTATAAAGTTTAAACACCTTGAGCTATTTAAGCTTACAAATGACAACTTCGCACTGCTTGGTAAGCGACACAAATGGGACGCAAATAGCTTTAGTGCGTATGCGAGAAATTTGGTAAGCGAGTTTAAAAATAGACCTATTATTTTAGATGATGTCAAATTTTCAATCGGTCTTACGTTTGGTATCTCGTCTGAAGTTTCAAATCTTATCAGCTCTGAGATAGCAAAGGACTACGCAAAGCAAAATCGCGAAATTGTCGCCATTTTTGATGATAAAAAGGATATGTTGCTTCATACTATAAATCTAACTCAAACGATAAAACGTGCTATAGATGATGAACGTATAGTGCTTTATAAGCAGGGTATTATCGATAATGTTAGCAAAAAGACTATAAAATACGAGTGCTTAATTAGAATGATAGATGATGACGGCAAGGTTGTTTCGCCATTTGAGTTTTTAAATATCGCAAAACACTCAAATTTATACAAAGAGCTTACAAAGATTGTCATCACAAGCTCGTTTGAATATTTTTCAAAAAATGACTTTAGCTTTAGCATAAACTTAGCGATAGATGATATATTATCTCCTGAAATTTTGGAGTTTTTAAAAGCAAAACTAACTGCATTTAGCGGTATTGGAGAGCGTTTAACGATAGAAATTTTAGAAGATGAGGGGATTAAAAATTTCCAAAAGGTAAATCATTTTATCAATGAGGTTAGGAAATTTGGCTGCAAGGTTGCCATTGATGATTTTGGCACGAGGTATTCAAATTTTGAGTATTTGATGAAGTTAAAAGCGGACTTTATCAAAATAGACGGCTCTATGATAAAAAATATCGATAAAGATAGCGAGAGTAGACGAGTGGTTGAGCTTATGGTCGAGTTTAGCAAACGGCTTGGTATAAAGACTATAGCTGAGTTTGTCCACTCTAAAGATGTTTCAAGTATTATTAGCGACATCGGTATAGATGCTTCTCAGGGGTTTTATTATGATGAGCCAAAACCGCTAAGCGCTTGA
- a CDS encoding ribonucleotide-diphosphate reductase subunit beta gives MDRKRIYNPSSNETLNDRRVFNGNPHGILNFTKAKYEWALKLWDLMEANTWFPKEVDTTDDVRDYAYNLTEAEKRMYDLVWSQLISMDSFQTNNLADNINPYITAPEINACLARQAYEEANHSKSYAVMVEAICDNTDLIYEMEKHDEVLREKNDYISSVYEELAGDVTDEKLLLAMVANQILEGIYFYSGFTAIYALARAGKMLGSAQMIRFIQRDEITHLLLFQNMINSVRKERPDLFTPEVETKIYDMFKKAGELEIKWGRYITQNQIMGFTDDIIGEYIHYLIDQRLVAIGLKRIYNAKHPIKWVDDFAKFNDQKSNFFEAKVTNYSKGSISFDDF, from the coding sequence ATGGATAGAAAGAGAATTTACAACCCAAGCTCAAATGAAACGCTTAATGATAGACGCGTATTTAACGGCAATCCACACGGAATTTTAAATTTTACAAAGGCAAAATATGAGTGGGCGTTAAAGCTTTGGGACTTAATGGAGGCAAACACGTGGTTTCCAAAAGAGGTTGATACAACCGATGATGTTAGGGATTATGCCTATAATTTAACCGAGGCTGAAAAGCGTATGTATGATTTGGTATGGAGCCAGCTCATCTCAATGGATAGCTTTCAGACAAACAACCTAGCCGATAATATAAATCCTTATATTACAGCACCTGAGATAAATGCCTGTTTGGCACGTCAAGCCTATGAAGAGGCAAATCACAGCAAGTCTTATGCGGTTATGGTTGAAGCGATTTGTGATAACACCGATCTGATTTATGAGATGGAAAAACACGATGAGGTTTTACGCGAGAAAAACGACTACATTTCAAGCGTTTATGAAGAGCTTGCTGGCGATGTAACGGACGAGAAGTTGCTTCTTGCAATGGTGGCAAATCAAATTTTAGAAGGTATTTATTTTTACAGCGGATTTACCGCGATTTATGCCCTAGCACGTGCTGGTAAAATGCTTGGTAGCGCACAAATGATACGCTTTATCCAGCGCGACGAGATCACTCATCTTTTGCTCTTTCAAAATATGATAAACTCAGTCCGCAAAGAACGCCCTGACCTTTTTACGCCAGAAGTTGAGACTAAAATTTATGATATGTTTAAAAAGGCTGGCGAGCTTGAAATAAAATGGGGCAGATATATCACGCAAAACCAAATTATGGGCTTTACTGATGATATTATTGGCGAGTATATCCATTATCTAATAGATCAACGCTTGGTGGCGATTGGCTTAAAGAGAATTTATAACGCAAAGCACCCGATAAAATGGGTTGATGACTTTGCAAAATTTAACGACCAAAAGTCAAATTTCTTTGAAGCAAAAGTTACAAACTACTCAAAAGGTAGTATAAGTTTTGATGATTTTTAA
- a CDS encoding PepSY-associated TM helix domain-containing protein yields the protein MIFKRNKFIFNLHLLLTFLFALPLLVVTLSAPFAQYRNEIAQLINSYNVNIAKSDAPYLKMSEILAKFSQNFGTINLVALNIQSDKNKAVKISVLNDKQLQKFFINPYNGEAVLEKGSSVAKAILSVHRNLGLGLLESKELLSLGKNIVAISSIGLFVLILSGFWLYLPTIKGGIKKAGILNFKRKGYGFLYQLHGVLGIWLSLLLCVMCLTGLYWSYDFVRSGVNTAFGVDAKPGKKPQPNAIKLENFSQIDEILTSVTDFKTLTIYAENDTLKFKKDNNTTLKKPTNGLKFQTPRDVSRFWLSIHQGSIFGEVGRVIYSFTSTLFVLFVITGFMMMSWRLNRRAG from the coding sequence GTGATTTTTAAACGCAATAAATTTATTTTTAATCTCCACTTGCTTCTTACGTTTTTGTTTGCCTTGCCTTTGCTTGTAGTCACACTTAGTGCACCATTTGCACAATACAGAAACGAGATTGCACAGCTTATAAATTCCTATAATGTTAATATAGCAAAAAGTGACGCCCCTTATCTAAAAATGAGTGAAATTTTAGCTAAATTTAGCCAAAATTTTGGCACTATCAACCTAGTTGCCTTGAATATACAAAGCGATAAAAACAAAGCGGTCAAAATATCTGTTTTAAATGATAAGCAACTTCAAAAATTTTTCATAAATCCATATAACGGCGAAGCTGTTTTAGAAAAAGGCTCTAGTGTTGCTAAGGCGATACTCTCTGTGCATAGAAATTTAGGACTTGGTTTGCTTGAAAGCAAGGAGCTTTTAAGTCTTGGTAAAAATATAGTTGCTATTAGCTCGATAGGGCTATTTGTGCTGATTTTAAGTGGTTTTTGGCTTTATTTGCCTACCATAAAAGGTGGCATAAAAAAGGCTGGAATTTTAAATTTTAAACGCAAAGGTTATGGCTTTTTGTATCAACTTCACGGAGTTCTTGGAATTTGGCTGTCACTTTTGCTTTGCGTTATGTGTTTAACTGGGCTTTACTGGTCTTATGATTTTGTTAGAAGTGGTGTAAATACGGCATTTGGCGTTGACGCAAAGCCTGGTAAAAAACCGCAACCTAATGCCATTAAGCTAGAAAATTTTAGTCAAATTGATGAAATTTTAACTAGTGTTACGGATTTTAAAACTCTAACGATTTACGCAGAAAATGACACTCTTAAGTTTAAAAAAGATAACAACACAACTTTAAAAAAACCGACAAATGGGCTAAAATTTCAAACTCCACGCGATGTTAGCAGATTTTGGCTTAGTATTCATCAAGGAAGTATATTTGGCGAAGTCGGTAGAGTGATTTACTCGTTTACTAGCACTCTTTTTGTGCTTTTTGTCATTACTGGTTTTATGATGATGTCGTGGCGTTTAAATAGACGAGCTGGTTAA
- a CDS encoding Fic family protein — protein sequence MYDYQIDNELKELKRELDNYRPLPQETANSLKRHLMLVYNQESNAIEGNSLTIYETKVLLENGLTAKGKPFKDHLDIINHQKAILFLENLVRQKSILCEKDILDFHYLLLKGTENSDNAGIYRKAPVTITGASYQTTPPFLIKKSIEDLLVWHDEALNQNLNPIIRGAVLHTKFVRIHPFIDGNGRTARLLLNTELLKAGYPMAIIKKDDRTEYYEALESVGESENFSKIMEFIQKNVKDTINFILNFARQINANP from the coding sequence ATGTATGACTATCAAATAGATAACGAGCTTAAAGAGCTAAAAAGAGAGCTTGATAATTATAGACCCCTGCCACAAGAAACCGCAAATTCTCTAAAGAGGCATTTAATGCTTGTTTATAATCAAGAGAGTAACGCAATAGAGGGAAATTCCCTAACCATATACGAAACTAAAGTTTTGCTTGAAAATGGACTTACGGCAAAGGGAAAGCCATTTAAGGATCACTTAGATATCATAAATCATCAAAAGGCTATCTTATTTTTAGAAAATTTAGTACGTCAAAAGTCAATTTTATGTGAAAAAGATATTTTGGATTTTCACTACTTGCTTTTAAAGGGGACCGAAAATTCAGATAACGCAGGAATTTATAGAAAGGCGCCAGTGACTATAACTGGAGCAAGTTATCAAACCACTCCGCCTTTTTTGATAAAAAAGAGCATAGAAGACTTGCTGGTGTGGCACGATGAGGCACTAAATCAAAATCTAAATCCGATAATAAGAGGAGCCGTGCTTCATACTAAATTTGTAAGAATTCATCCATTTATCGACGGCAATGGCAGGACGGCAAGGCTTTTGCTAAATACGGAGCTACTTAAGGCTGGATACCCTATGGCGATTATAAAAAAAGATGATAGGACGGAGTATTATGAGGCTTTAGAGAGCGTAGGTGAAAGTGAGAATTTTAGTAAAATTATGGAATTTATCCAAAAAAATGTAAAAGATACGATAAATTTTATACTAAATTTTGCAAGACAAATCAATGCAAACCCTTAA
- a CDS encoding rhodanese-like domain-containing protein has product MLKFARLIIFIAFSFSSAFASMPADLNTGIDGMTPISMSQAENLKKQNNVYFLDTTTKENYNLRHIPGAINVDENTTLGLLPKDKEATLVFYGQNSSSFSANDIALIAQKNGYKNLYLITEGIEGWVISGRATESSKKADKLTQKEITNFHDGIHSRLHFANNMPACRDCHSSPKVIFASKQELEKLFRDKEFVNDNCKACHKDVKKDFDMSVHSAKMTKELKEGQKLPNCTDCHAIHIVDKAGVSKDLKQISEQNCGTCHEKEQKLYHRTFHGKALLLNSPGDAIRVAACFDCHGAHDVLPLDNERSRIHVDNRVKTCGECHPNSNLNFTGFIAHADHTDSRNFPELHAAYVFMTCLVIGVFAFFGLHTLLWSIKLIKTRLENPEAWKKAKEARHDDAIKVKRFSALHIIQHFFMASSFLALAFSGLPQKFYDSSWALGMIDLMGGIEMATLIHHVAAVVMFAVFFSHIAEIIIVQARKGSGFFKRLFDADSLMPRMQDFRDMKAHFMWFIGKGERPQFDRWTYWEKFDYLAVFWGMFIIGFSGLVLWFPTFFASFMPGWMINLSTLVHSDEALLATGFIFAIHFFNTHFRADRFPMDMVIFSGSLTEEEIKQERLKWYERLAKNQMLDKLKDKNEKSSSYLLIAKLAGFAMLITGLVFLFMMIYAALA; this is encoded by the coding sequence ATGTTAAAATTTGCCCGACTTATCATTTTTATTGCTTTTAGTTTTTCTAGTGCCTTTGCGTCTATGCCGGCTGATTTAAACACTGGTATAGATGGTATGACTCCTATTAGTATGAGCCAAGCTGAAAATTTAAAAAAGCAAAACAATGTATATTTTCTTGACACAACAACAAAAGAAAATTACAACCTAAGGCACATACCAGGAGCTATAAACGTAGATGAGAACACAACTTTGGGCTTGTTACCAAAAGATAAAGAGGCTACACTTGTTTTTTACGGACAAAACTCATCATCGTTTAGTGCAAATGACATTGCACTCATAGCACAAAAAAATGGCTATAAAAATCTATACCTCATCACAGAAGGCATAGAGGGCTGGGTAATCTCAGGTAGAGCTACCGAGTCAAGCAAAAAGGCGGATAAACTAACGCAAAAGGAAATAACAAATTTCCACGATGGTATTCACTCAAGGCTTCATTTTGCAAACAATATGCCAGCTTGTCGTGACTGCCATAGCTCACCAAAGGTAATCTTTGCGTCAAAGCAGGAGCTTGAAAAACTCTTTAGAGATAAAGAATTTGTGAATGATAACTGCAAAGCTTGTCACAAAGATGTAAAAAAAGACTTTGATATGAGTGTGCATTCAGCTAAGATGACAAAGGAGCTAAAAGAGGGGCAAAAGCTACCTAATTGTACCGATTGTCACGCTATACACATAGTTGACAAAGCTGGAGTAAGCAAAGATCTAAAACAGATCAGCGAGCAAAACTGCGGTACTTGTCACGAAAAAGAGCAAAAGCTTTATCATAGGACATTTCACGGCAAAGCACTACTGCTAAATAGCCCGGGGGACGCTATTAGAGTGGCTGCGTGTTTTGATTGTCACGGTGCTCACGATGTGTTGCCACTTGATAATGAACGCTCAAGAATTCACGTTGACAACCGCGTAAAAACTTGTGGCGAGTGCCACCCAAATTCAAATCTAAATTTCACAGGCTTCATAGCTCACGCTGACCATACGGATAGTAGAAATTTCCCAGAACTTCACGCAGCGTATGTATTTATGACCTGCCTAGTTATAGGAGTATTTGCATTCTTTGGCTTACACACTCTGCTTTGGTCTATCAAGCTTATAAAAACAAGGCTTGAAAATCCAGAGGCTTGGAAAAAAGCAAAAGAGGCAAGACACGATGACGCCATTAAAGTAAAACGCTTTAGTGCATTACATATCATTCAGCACTTCTTTATGGCATCAAGCTTCTTAGCACTAGCATTCTCAGGTTTGCCACAGAAATTTTACGACTCTTCGTGGGCTCTTGGTATGATAGATCTAATGGGCGGTATAGAGATGGCAACGCTAATACACCACGTAGCAGCTGTTGTTATGTTTGCTGTATTCTTTAGCCATATAGCAGAGATTATCATCGTTCAAGCCAGAAAGGGTAGTGGATTCTTTAAACGCCTGTTTGACGCGGATTCGCTAATGCCACGAATGCAAGACTTTAGGGATATGAAAGCACACTTTATGTGGTTTATAGGCAAAGGCGAACGACCGCAATTTGATCGCTGGACATACTGGGAGAAATTTGACTACTTAGCAGTATTCTGGGGTATGTTTATCATCGGATTTAGCGGACTTGTACTATGGTTCCCAACGTTCTTTGCAAGTTTTATGCCAGGCTGGATGATAAATTTAAGCACACTTGTGCATTCAGATGAGGCGTTGCTTGCGACTGGATTTATCTTTGCGATACACTTCTTTAATACCCACTTTAGGGCTGACCGCTTCCCTATGGATATGGTTATCTTTAGTGGTTCATTAACAGAAGAAGAGATAAAACAAGAGCGTTTAAAATGGTATGAGCGTCTAGCTAAAAACCAAATGCTAGATAAGCTAAAAGATAAAAACGAAAAATCTAGCTCATATTTACTCATAGCAAAACTAGCAGGTTTTGCGATGTTAATAACAGGGCTTGTATTCTTGTTTATGATGATATACGCTGCTTTAGCGTAA